ACCCCCACCACCCCACTGACCGCCTTCCGCACAGCATTGGAGGAGAAATAGAAGATGAAGGGGTCGAGCGCGGGGCTGAGGGTGGTGATGAGCAGAGCGTAGGGCCTCCACgtggggctgcgctgctgcaCAAAGCCCACCACATGCGAGAGGTTGTAGGGTCCAAAGCAGACCCCAAAGATGACCATGGTGGCCACGGCCAGCCCCACGGTGCGGTACTTCTTCTGCAGAGGGATGTGGGGTCGAGTGAGGAGGGCACGGATGGGGCGGATGTAGCAGAACACGGTGATGgcaaaggggaggaggaagaggacgAGGAAGAGCTTGAGGCGTAGCGGGAGAACGAAGCGTAGCTGGGTTGGGGAGAAGTCATCGTAGCAGTGGTAGCCCCAGCGGTGTTTAGTCTCCGAGGTGTTCTGAGAGGTCCatggggtggtggtggggatgtggggtgtgtttgtgtttgtgcaggCAGAGAATTGGAGGGCAGAGATGTTGAGGTCGGTCTTGGGGCTGGAGATCCTGTAGATGTTGAGACTGGGGATCTTCGA
This DNA window, taken from Meleagris gallopavo isolate NT-WF06-2002-E0010 breed Aviagen turkey brand Nicholas breeding stock unplaced genomic scaffold, Turkey_5.1 ChrUn_random_7180001931601, whole genome shotgun sequence, encodes the following:
- the LOC104916703 gene encoding free fatty acid receptor 2-like, producing the protein HCFGVNGFQLGGFELTQLNGIDTDVPNTSTADVTAPSGSKIPSLNIYRISSPKTDLNISALQFSACTNTNTPHIPTTTPWTSQNTSETKHRWGYHCYDDFSPTQLRFVLPLRLKLFLVLFLLPFAITVFCYIRPIRALLTRPHIPLQKKYRTVGLAVATMVIFGVCFGPYNLSHVVGFVQQRSPTWRPYALLITTLSPALDPFIFYFSSNAVRKAVSGVV